In one window of Zingiber officinale cultivar Zhangliang chromosome 11A, Zo_v1.1, whole genome shotgun sequence DNA:
- the LOC122031165 gene encoding probable WRKY transcription factor 26, giving the protein MASSIRSSSGESSRPPALAFSSPFATSFTELLTRSDDQEPLRLGMSQEPAGGVAKFKSAPPPSLPLSPPPLSPSFFSFPAGLSLTELLDSPVLLSSSSILPSPTTGSLPAQHLSWGFPGAKEENTAFSDFSFQSQLQLPNSTEQVNSQAPREKRSDDDGFNWRKYGQKQVRGSENPRSYYKCTHPSCPMKKKVERSPADGQITEIVYKGSHNHPKPQSARRNSASSQATTHAALPSEAGTLPTDSALTPDNSSVSFGDDEADTAYRSNTDAEEFDEDELEAKRSKKEGDGEELSTTGSKTIREPRVVVQTPSDVDILVDGYRWRKYGQKVVKGNPNPRSYYKCTMTGCPVRKHVERASGDPRSVITTYEGKHNHEVPTGRGSSTGHAISRPQPHEVKSNLLQPYPVMAARSNLRSISNPYDRMLQNSVDYGVPTLQMLQH; this is encoded by the exons ATGGCTTCATCCATCCGCAGCAGCTCCGGCGAGTCGTCGCGGCCGCCGGCCTTGGCCTTCTCCTCGCCCTTCGCCACCTCCTTCACCGAGCTGCTCACCAGAAGTGATGATCAGGAGCCTCTGCGGCTTGGGATGAGCCAGGAGCCAGCAGGTGGTGTGGCCAAGTTCAAGTCTGCGCcacctccctccctccctctctctcctcctcccctctccccttccttcttctccttccctgCCGGCCTCAGCCTCACAGAGCTCCTGGACTCCCCTGtcctcctctcctcttcctca ATCTTGCCTTCTCCCACCACTGGATCTTTACCTGCACAACATCTCAGCTGGGGCTTCCCCGGAGCTAAAGAGGAGAACACAGCCTTCTCCGACTTCTCCTTCCAAAGTCAACTACAACTGCCAAACTCCACAGAG CAAGTGAATTCTCAGGCTCCGAGAGAGAAGAGATCGGATGATGATGGATTCAACTGGAGGAAGTACGGGCAGAAGCAAGTGAGAGGGAGCGAGAACCCGCGGAGCTACTACAAGTGCACTCATCCTAGTTGCCCCATGAAGAAGAAGGTGGAGAGGTCGCCGGCGGACGGGCAGATCACTGAGATTGTGTACAAGGGCAGCCACAACCACCCAAAGCCTCAGTCCGCTAGGAGGAACTCAGCTTCCTCTCAGGCGACAACTCATGCTGCTTTGCCCTCTGAAGCAGGCACGCTGCCTACTGATTCAGCTCTCACGCCGGACAACTCGTCCGTCTCGTTTGGTGATGACGAAGCCGATACCGCATACAGGAGCAACACCGATGCAGAGGAATTCGATGAAGATGAATTGGAAGCAAAGCGCAG CAAGAAGGAAGGTGATGGTGAAGAATTATCGACCACCGGAAGTAAGACAATCAGGGAGCCCAGAGTTGTTGTGCAAACTCCGAGCGACGTCGATATCCTTGTCGACGGATATAGGTGGAGAAAATATGGGCAGAAGGTGGTGAAAGGAAATCCAAACCCAAG GAGCTACTACAAATGCACGATGACGGGTTGCCCAGTTAGGAAGCATGTGGAGAGGGCATCCGGCGACCCGAGATCGGTGATCACAACCTACGAAGGAAAGCACAACCACGAAGTGCCTACGGGCAGGGGAAGCAGCACCGGGCATGCAATTAGCAGACCTCAACCTCATGAAGTTAAATCCAACTTGCTGCAACCTTACCCAGTGATGGCTGCTCGCTCTAATCTCCGTTCAATTAGCAATCCCTATGATCGAATGTTGCAGAATTCAGTCGACTACGGAGTCCCGACGCTACAAATGTTACAGCATTAG